From the Gordonia bronchialis DSM 43247 genome, one window contains:
- a CDS encoding class II 3-deoxy-7-phosphoheptulonate synthase, translating into MVNWTVDVPIDELPELPPLPGELGDRFHDAINRPALQQPNWPADEARKMRTVLESVPPICMPAEVEALSAQLAEVAEGRAFLLQGGDCAETFAANTEPHIKGNIRTLLQMAVVLTYGASMPVVKVARIAGQYAKPRSSNTDALDLQSYRGDMVNGFPADETARIHDPSRLVRAYANAAAAMNLVRALTGSEADLRRVHDWNREFVRTSPAGARYEALAAEIDRGLRFMDACGVTDSSLASAAIFASHEALVLDYERAMLRMADDPRATEDDSRGKVLYDLSAHFLWIGERTRQLDGAHIAFAELINNPIGVKIGPTTTPEQAVEYVELLDPHKQPGRLTLVARMGNGKVREVLPAIVSAVEATGHKVIWQCDPMHGNTHEASTGFKTRHFDRIVDEVQGFFEVHHALGTHPGGVHVELTGEDVTECLGGAQDISDLDLAGRYETACDPRLNTQQSLELAFLVAEMLRG; encoded by the coding sequence GTGGTGAACTGGACCGTAGACGTTCCGATCGACGAACTCCCCGAACTCCCGCCCCTGCCGGGTGAGCTCGGCGACCGCTTCCATGACGCGATCAACCGTCCGGCCCTGCAGCAACCGAACTGGCCCGCCGACGAGGCCCGCAAGATGCGGACGGTCCTCGAGAGTGTGCCGCCGATCTGCATGCCGGCCGAGGTCGAGGCGCTGTCGGCGCAGCTGGCCGAGGTCGCCGAGGGCCGCGCGTTCCTCCTGCAGGGCGGCGACTGCGCGGAGACCTTCGCGGCCAACACCGAACCGCACATCAAGGGCAACATCCGCACGTTGCTGCAGATGGCGGTCGTGCTGACCTACGGCGCGAGCATGCCGGTCGTCAAGGTGGCGCGCATCGCCGGCCAGTACGCGAAACCCCGTTCATCGAATACCGACGCGCTGGACCTGCAGTCCTACCGCGGTGACATGGTGAACGGTTTCCCGGCCGACGAGACCGCCCGCATTCACGATCCGTCCCGCCTGGTGCGTGCCTACGCCAACGCGGCCGCCGCGATGAACCTGGTCCGCGCGTTGACCGGTTCCGAGGCGGACCTGCGACGTGTGCACGACTGGAACCGCGAGTTCGTCCGGACCTCGCCCGCCGGGGCCCGGTACGAGGCGCTCGCCGCCGAGATCGATCGCGGCCTGCGATTCATGGACGCCTGCGGGGTCACCGACTCCAGCCTGGCGTCGGCGGCGATCTTCGCCTCCCACGAGGCCCTCGTCCTGGACTACGAGCGGGCGATGCTGCGCATGGCCGACGATCCCCGAGCGACCGAGGACGACTCGCGCGGCAAGGTCCTCTACGACCTGTCGGCGCATTTCCTGTGGATCGGGGAGCGCACCCGCCAGCTCGACGGTGCCCACATCGCGTTTGCCGAACTCATCAACAACCCGATCGGTGTCAAGATCGGTCCGACCACGACCCCCGAGCAGGCCGTCGAGTACGTCGAACTGCTCGACCCGCACAAGCAGCCGGGCCGGCTGACCCTGGTCGCCCGGATGGGCAACGGCAAAGTGCGCGAGGTGCTTCCGGCGATCGTGTCGGCGGTCGAGGCGACCGGGCACAAGGTGATCTGGCAGTGCGACCCGATGCACGGCAACACCCACGAGGCGTCGACCGGGTTCAAGACCCGCCACTTCGACCGCATCGTCGACGAGGTCCAGGGTTTCTTCGAGGTGCATCACGCGCTCGGCACCCACCCCGGTGGTGTGCACGTGGAACTGACCGGCGAGGATGTCACCGAGTGTCTCGGTGGCGCGCAGGACATCTCGGATCTCGATCTGGCCGGACGCTACGAGACGGCCTGCGATCCCCGGCTCAACACCCAGCAGTCCTTGGAGCTCGCTTTCCTGGTCGCGGAGATGCTGCGCGGATAG
- a CDS encoding polyadenylate-specific 3'-exoribonuclease AS yields the protein MRYFYDTEFIEDGTTIELVSIGVVAEDGREYYAVSTEFDPARAGDWVRANVLPKLPSPSSSLWRDRRRIRDDLYEFFTAADDVELWAWVGAYDHVVLCQLWGPMTALPREIPRFTRELRQHWEAAGRPSLPPSPRDAHDALTDARHNLRKWNAIAAAAAR from the coding sequence ATGCGGTACTTCTATGACACGGAGTTTATCGAGGACGGTACGACAATCGAGTTGGTGTCGATCGGTGTCGTCGCCGAAGACGGCCGGGAATACTATGCGGTCTCCACCGAGTTCGACCCGGCCCGGGCCGGCGACTGGGTACGTGCCAACGTCCTGCCCAAGCTGCCGTCGCCGTCGTCGTCGCTGTGGCGGGACCGCCGCCGCATCCGTGACGACCTCTACGAGTTCTTCACCGCCGCCGACGACGTGGAGCTCTGGGCGTGGGTCGGTGCCTACGACCACGTGGTGCTCTGCCAGCTGTGGGGTCCGATGACGGCGCTGCCCCGCGAGATCCCGCGCTTCACGCGCGAATTGCGTCAGCACTGGGAGGCGGCCGGACGTCCGTCACTGCCGCCGTCGCCGCGCGACGCGCATGACGCGCTGACCGACGCGCGCCACAACCTCCGCAAGTGGAACGCGATCGCGGCCGCTGCAGCGCGGTGA
- a CDS encoding mannosyltransferase: MTDPPRGRSAAMPTPPMPRGSLRWDLVRSRSVLATAILAASIIVRLLWDTLTVNGRNFVDLHVYRDGSAGLADGSLYLFTYSGSTDFALPFTYPPFAAVVLYPLSLLPWGLVALLWELATFAALYGGVVLALRLCGRRSGAYTLAAVWSAIAIWCEPVRVTLDYGQINVYLMFATLLAVSWARSRRGQLAGGALIGLIAGIKLTPAITGLWYLAVRKPLGAVAAALAFGATILGCLIFFPEVTRTYYGSLIGDADRIGPVARVINQSLRGALSRIAGHDIGSSWLWLAAVAVAVVFAVATWRAVRDDAFGVLMVVQLLGLLVSPISWVHHWVWLLPLAIWLVHGNGARRTGARVLLGLWVVVAAAGIPWILKMIEQSRYELAPAATAILGTAWSVLALATLAWIALAPTTRRRTEVVAAAIIDDGRLLLAQRSKPTDLAGKWELPGGRVEAGETAHEAVRREIREELGVDVEPLQRVGGEVPLRDDLVLRAYAARLTAGTPRALEHLDLRWMSADDLRTVDLDDVVPADREWLPTLIGMLATSGVEPDGPEPRANGTVGSPTVDEPHSAG, translated from the coding sequence ATGACAGACCCACCCCGGGGGCGCTCGGCGGCCATGCCGACGCCGCCGATGCCGCGCGGGTCGCTACGCTGGGATCTCGTGCGCTCCAGGTCTGTGCTGGCGACCGCGATCCTGGCGGCGTCCATCATCGTGCGTCTGCTGTGGGACACACTGACGGTCAACGGCCGAAACTTCGTGGACCTGCACGTCTACCGGGACGGCTCGGCCGGTCTCGCCGACGGTTCGCTGTATCTGTTCACCTACAGCGGTTCCACCGACTTCGCGCTCCCCTTCACCTACCCGCCCTTCGCGGCGGTGGTGCTGTACCCGCTCTCGCTGCTGCCGTGGGGACTCGTCGCCCTGCTGTGGGAACTGGCGACCTTCGCGGCCCTGTACGGCGGCGTCGTCCTCGCCCTGCGGCTGTGCGGTCGCCGATCCGGCGCATACACACTTGCGGCGGTGTGGTCGGCGATCGCGATCTGGTGCGAGCCGGTTCGGGTGACCCTGGACTACGGCCAGATCAACGTGTACCTGATGTTCGCCACCCTGCTCGCGGTGTCGTGGGCCCGCAGCCGACGCGGCCAGCTCGCCGGTGGTGCACTCATCGGCCTGATCGCCGGGATCAAGCTGACGCCGGCCATCACCGGGCTCTGGTATCTGGCGGTGCGCAAACCACTCGGTGCGGTGGCGGCCGCGCTCGCCTTCGGCGCCACCATCCTGGGCTGCCTCATCTTCTTCCCGGAGGTCACCCGGACCTACTACGGTTCGCTGATCGGTGACGCCGACCGGATCGGCCCGGTGGCCCGCGTCATCAACCAGAGTCTGCGCGGGGCGCTCTCCCGGATCGCCGGACACGACATCGGCAGCTCATGGCTCTGGCTGGCAGCGGTCGCCGTCGCAGTGGTGTTCGCCGTCGCCACCTGGCGCGCGGTCCGCGACGACGCCTTCGGCGTCCTGATGGTCGTCCAGCTCCTCGGACTCCTGGTGTCGCCGATCTCGTGGGTCCATCACTGGGTGTGGCTGCTGCCGCTGGCCATCTGGCTAGTCCACGGCAACGGGGCACGCCGCACGGGGGCTCGAGTGCTGCTCGGACTGTGGGTCGTGGTCGCGGCCGCCGGAATTCCCTGGATTCTCAAGATGATCGAGCAGTCCCGGTACGAGCTGGCCCCGGCGGCGACCGCGATCCTGGGCACCGCGTGGTCGGTGCTGGCGCTGGCCACCCTCGCCTGGATCGCCCTCGCGCCGACCACGCGCCGACGCACCGAGGTGGTCGCGGCCGCCATCATCGACGACGGGCGGCTGTTGCTGGCCCAGCGATCCAAACCCACCGATCTCGCCGGTAAGTGGGAGCTGCCCGGCGGGCGTGTGGAAGCGGGTGAGACCGCGCACGAGGCCGTCCGCCGCGAGATCCGCGAGGAACTCGGCGTCGACGTCGAACCACTTCAGCGGGTGGGCGGCGAGGTGCCGCTGCGCGACGACCTGGTGCTGCGTGCCTACGCGGCGCGGCTGACCGCCGGGACGCCGCGCGCCCTCGAGCATCTGGATCTGCGGTGGATGTCGGCCGACGACCTGCGGACCGTGGACCTCGACGACGTGGTCCCGGCCGACCGGGAATGGCTGCCCACGCTCATCGGGATGCTCGCCACGTCAGGCGTCGAACCGGATGGGCCGGAACCACGGGCCAACGGCACCGTCGGCTCGCCCACGGTCGACGAGCCGCATTCGGCCGGCTGA
- a CDS encoding lysophospholipid acyltransferase family protein yields the protein MWYWAFKYVFLGPLLRVLGRPRIEGLENIPDRGPAILASNHLAVMDSFFLPLMVNRRIYFLAKSEYFTGTGLKGRFQKWFFTAVGQIPIDRSGAQAAEGALISARRQLEKGELMGMYPEGTRSPDGRLFKGKTGLARIALDTGVPVIPVAMIGTNKFNPPGSVLPRPAKVTVKVGKPLDFARYEGMQGNRFIERAVTDEIMYELMQLTGQQYVDIYAASLKDKNKPAAQPPSASAA from the coding sequence ATGTGGTACTGGGCGTTCAAGTACGTGTTTCTCGGTCCGCTGCTCAGAGTGCTCGGCAGGCCGCGCATCGAAGGCCTGGAGAACATCCCGGACCGTGGACCGGCCATCCTGGCGAGCAACCATCTCGCGGTGATGGACAGCTTCTTCCTGCCGCTGATGGTCAACCGGCGGATCTACTTCCTGGCCAAGTCCGAGTACTTCACCGGTACCGGGCTCAAGGGCCGGTTCCAGAAATGGTTCTTCACCGCCGTCGGACAGATCCCCATCGACCGTTCCGGCGCGCAGGCCGCCGAGGGGGCGTTGATCTCGGCGCGCCGGCAACTCGAGAAGGGTGAGCTGATGGGGATGTACCCCGAGGGCACCCGCTCACCCGACGGTCGACTGTTCAAGGGCAAGACCGGCCTCGCGCGGATCGCGCTGGACACCGGGGTGCCGGTCATTCCGGTCGCGATGATCGGAACCAACAAGTTCAACCCGCCCGGCAGCGTGCTGCCCCGCCCGGCGAAGGTGACGGTCAAGGTCGGCAAGCCGCTCGACTTCGCCCGCTACGAGGGCATGCAGGGCAACCGCTTCATCGAGCGGGCCGTGACCGACGAGATCATGTACGAACTGATGCAGCTGACCGGTCAGCAGTACGTCGACATCTACGCCGCCTCGCTCAAGGACAAGAACAAGCCTGCGGCGCAACCGCCCTCGGCCTCGGCAGCCTGA
- a CDS encoding ROK family protein: protein MGELTIGIDIGGTSVRASVVDDHGVMLDTLRAATPPTAQALEHCLDRLVGELTSRWAAKAVGLAIAGFLTPDRQMIRFAPHLPWREARVAEEMTRRIGIPVFAEHDANSAAVAEYRFGAAARGHNSLVLAIGTGIGAGLLIDGEIYRGSFGVAPELGHLTIVPDGRVCSCGKRGCWERYCSGTALVDTVVELLADGNWGRSQLAADVAADPGSLTGRRVAGAAADGDAVALAAFAQFAASLGAGLAMIADIFDPDLIVLAGGVGAASGLFLDEAREHYARLVTGAGHRQLARIRGTQLGESAGVVGAAEVARQGLHARLAAAADPDDLVRQQTRPAPQPVSERVPDAAAGTVNP from the coding sequence ATGGGCGAGTTGACCATCGGGATCGACATCGGCGGCACCAGCGTCCGCGCCTCGGTCGTCGACGACCACGGCGTCATGCTCGACACCCTGCGTGCGGCGACCCCACCCACGGCCCAGGCCCTCGAACACTGCCTCGACCGGCTGGTCGGTGAGCTCACCTCCCGGTGGGCGGCCAAGGCGGTCGGTCTCGCGATCGCCGGTTTCCTGACACCCGACCGGCAGATGATCCGGTTCGCCCCGCATCTGCCGTGGCGGGAGGCGCGGGTCGCCGAGGAGATGACCCGCCGGATCGGTATCCCGGTCTTCGCCGAACACGACGCGAACTCCGCGGCGGTGGCCGAATACCGGTTCGGAGCCGCGGCCCGCGGCCACAACTCGCTGGTGCTCGCGATCGGCACCGGCATCGGCGCGGGACTGCTCATCGACGGCGAGATCTATCGCGGGAGTTTCGGTGTCGCACCGGAACTGGGACATCTGACCATCGTTCCCGACGGCCGGGTGTGCTCCTGCGGCAAACGTGGCTGCTGGGAGCGCTACTGCAGTGGCACCGCCCTGGTGGACACGGTCGTCGAACTCCTCGCCGACGGCAACTGGGGCCGCAGCCAGCTGGCCGCCGACGTCGCAGCCGACCCGGGATCGTTGACCGGGCGTCGGGTGGCCGGCGCGGCGGCCGACGGGGATGCGGTGGCGCTCGCCGCCTTCGCCCAGTTCGCCGCCTCGCTGGGCGCGGGACTCGCGATGATCGCCGACATCTTCGACCCGGACCTGATCGTCCTCGCCGGCGGTGTGGGCGCCGCGTCGGGGTTGTTCCTCGACGAGGCACGCGAACACTACGCCCGGCTGGTCACCGGTGCCGGCCACCGGCAGCTGGCCCGGATCCGCGGCACGCAACTCGGCGAGTCGGCCGGTGTGGTCGGGGCCGCCGAAGTCGCCCGGCAGGGTCTGCACGCCCGACTCGCCGCCGCGGCCGACCCGGATGATCTTGTGCGCCAACAGACTCGACCGGCACCGCAACCGGTGTCGGAGAGGGTGCCCGACGCCGCCGCGGGGACGGTCAACCCCTGA
- a CDS encoding ArsA family ATPase, with translation MVLGPGGSGVSVVAAGGAAERPSARRDSRDTVTRAARHTLLITVDRHSPVASWAGVYRAPGEPVAVSKYLHLLTLDRLALTERTWSAFVDILGETVRRSKVGLPGVGTVAGIDAAELTALPGVDDFLLLRRIRDEAVSGEWQRIVVDCSGCGDPFAFLRAGAVLTQALNRFWPRHRRLAAAAERPAMATLTAAVDAIDRDCADITELITDPHSVATHLVLGGDDRSRRLALPMLAEADVMGLPLASVMINEGTGSAAEEDVVSATFDEVAASLARRAAESGPTATTVRVARSAETIDRFARLRKLGISLAGPHGEPQGSAAAVVTPVEGSGAETVYEMSWPQRLPDPDALALGRSGDDLLVTVSGFRHPIRLPSVLRRCTVVDAGWDGARLAIRFVPDPSVWPKR, from the coding sequence GTGGTGCTCGGCCCCGGGGGTTCCGGTGTGTCCGTCGTTGCGGCGGGCGGTGCGGCGGAACGACCGAGCGCCCGTCGCGACAGCAGGGACACGGTCACCCGGGCCGCCCGGCACACCTTGCTGATCACCGTTGACCGGCATTCGCCGGTCGCATCGTGGGCGGGGGTGTACCGCGCGCCCGGCGAGCCCGTCGCGGTGTCGAAGTACCTGCATCTGCTGACGCTTGACCGGCTCGCGCTCACCGAACGGACGTGGTCGGCCTTCGTCGACATCCTCGGAGAGACGGTGCGACGCTCGAAGGTCGGGCTGCCCGGTGTGGGGACCGTCGCCGGCATCGACGCCGCCGAACTGACCGCGCTGCCCGGCGTGGACGACTTCCTGCTGCTGCGCCGGATTCGCGACGAGGCGGTGAGCGGAGAGTGGCAGCGCATCGTCGTCGACTGTTCGGGATGCGGCGATCCGTTCGCCTTCCTACGCGCGGGTGCCGTGTTGACCCAGGCCCTCAACCGCTTCTGGCCACGGCACCGGCGGCTGGCCGCGGCAGCCGAACGTCCCGCGATGGCCACCCTCACCGCCGCGGTGGACGCCATCGACCGGGACTGCGCCGACATCACCGAACTCATCACCGATCCGCATTCGGTGGCAACGCATCTCGTGCTCGGCGGCGACGACCGGTCGCGGCGCCTCGCGTTGCCGATGCTCGCGGAGGCGGACGTGATGGGCCTGCCGTTGGCGTCGGTGATGATCAATGAGGGCACCGGATCGGCTGCCGAGGAGGACGTGGTGTCGGCGACCTTCGACGAGGTGGCGGCGTCGCTCGCGCGGCGCGCGGCCGAGTCGGGTCCGACGGCGACGACCGTGCGGGTCGCCCGGTCCGCCGAGACCATCGATCGCTTCGCCAGGCTGCGCAAGCTCGGGATCTCGCTGGCCGGCCCGCATGGGGAGCCGCAGGGATCGGCGGCCGCCGTGGTCACACCGGTGGAGGGCTCCGGTGCGGAGACGGTGTACGAGATGTCGTGGCCGCAGCGCCTGCCCGACCCCGACGCCCTGGCCCTCGGCCGCAGCGGCGACGATCTGCTGGTGACGGTGTCGGGGTTCCGGCATCCGATCCGGTTGCCGTCGGTCCTGCGACGATGCACCGTCGTCGACGCCGGGTGGGACGGGGCGCGCCTGGCGATCCGGTTCGTCCCCGACCCGTCGGTCTGGCCGAAACGGTGA
- a CDS encoding SRPBCC family protein: MADHTERDIIINADAADILAVIADFENYPQWVSAAREVEVLATDARGRASQVRFVLDAGVLQDTYVLAYEWDPKGTEVSWRLVSSDLQRDQRGRYVLTEQVPGSTKVTYELMVDLVVPLIGALKRRAEKAITDAALHDLKKRVEG, encoded by the coding sequence ATGGCCGATCACACCGAGCGCGACATCATCATCAACGCCGACGCGGCCGACATCCTCGCCGTGATCGCCGATTTCGAGAACTACCCGCAGTGGGTGTCGGCCGCCCGAGAGGTCGAGGTCTTGGCGACCGACGCCCGGGGCCGGGCCTCCCAGGTGCGTTTCGTCCTCGACGCGGGTGTGCTGCAGGACACGTATGTCCTTGCCTACGAATGGGATCCGAAGGGCACGGAGGTCTCGTGGCGACTGGTGTCCAGTGATCTGCAGCGCGACCAGCGGGGACGATACGTGCTCACCGAGCAGGTGCCCGGATCGACCAAGGTGACCTATGAGCTGATGGTCGATCTCGTCGTACCGCTGATCGGCGCGCTGAAACGCCGTGCGGAGAAGGCGATCACGGACGCCGCGCTGCACGATCTCAAGAAGAGGGTCGAAGGCTGA
- a CDS encoding AMP-dependent synthetase/ligase yields MTRSEITAFDVPAKFTIADDENCTGIIFDIAEKSPDRTVFRHKVDGRWTPVSARESADRIVAIAKGLIASGVNPGDRVALLSRTRLEWTLLDFAIWSAGAITVPIYDSSSAGQIEWIMQDSGATAIILEDDNHRDAFRSIQTLPESITVFQIDRTDGPSAIPQLIEAGADLHDDEVAKRRATVGSADPATLIYTSGTTGRPKGCELTHANMLSEVRAVLEGDLLDELRRRPEKRLLMFLPLAHVLARAITLVAIEAGAEVGHTSDTANLVPEFAAFKPSLILSVPRVFEKVYNTARQGAHDSGKGKIFDAAADTAVAFSKASERGSVGLVLKAKHAVFDALVYKKLRTALGGECAMAISGGAPLGARLGHFFSGVGIPVYEGYGLTETTAAFSVNTPAASRIGTVGKPLAGNAVRIGDDGEVLLRGGVVFREYWRNPEATADAITDGWFHTGDLGTVDREGFITITGRKKELIVTAGGKNVSPAGLEDVIRASALVSQAMVVGDQKPFIAALITIDPEAFPAWKERNGKPASASVSDLADDADLRAEVQAAIDDANKTVSHAEAIKKFRILPDDFTEETGEMTPTLKVKRNVVTEKFADDIEAIYQK; encoded by the coding sequence ATGACGAGGTCCGAGATCACGGCGTTCGACGTACCGGCGAAATTCACCATCGCCGACGACGAGAACTGCACCGGCATCATCTTCGACATCGCCGAGAAGAGTCCCGACCGCACGGTGTTCAGGCACAAGGTCGACGGCCGGTGGACCCCGGTCAGTGCCCGCGAGTCCGCCGACCGCATCGTCGCGATCGCCAAGGGTCTGATCGCGTCGGGCGTCAATCCCGGTGACCGCGTGGCACTTCTGTCCCGGACCCGCCTCGAGTGGACCCTGCTCGACTTCGCGATCTGGTCGGCGGGTGCGATCACGGTTCCCATCTACGATTCCTCGTCGGCAGGCCAGATCGAGTGGATCATGCAGGACTCCGGTGCCACCGCGATCATCCTCGAGGACGACAACCATCGCGACGCGTTCCGGTCGATCCAGACGCTGCCCGAGTCGATCACGGTGTTCCAGATCGATCGGACCGACGGACCCAGCGCGATACCCCAGCTCATCGAAGCCGGTGCCGACCTCCACGACGACGAGGTCGCCAAGCGGCGCGCCACCGTCGGCTCGGCCGACCCGGCCACCCTCATCTACACCTCCGGCACCACCGGCCGGCCCAAGGGATGTGAGCTCACCCACGCCAACATGCTCTCCGAGGTGCGGGCCGTCCTCGAAGGCGACCTCCTCGACGAACTGCGCCGACGCCCCGAGAAGCGGCTGCTGATGTTCCTGCCCCTGGCGCATGTCCTGGCCCGCGCCATCACCCTGGTGGCCATCGAGGCCGGCGCCGAGGTCGGACACACCAGCGACACCGCCAATCTGGTTCCCGAGTTCGCCGCTTTCAAGCCGTCGCTGATCCTGTCGGTGCCGCGCGTCTTCGAGAAGGTCTACAACACCGCTCGCCAGGGTGCCCACGACAGCGGCAAGGGCAAGATCTTCGACGCCGCCGCCGACACCGCGGTCGCGTTCTCGAAGGCCTCCGAGCGAGGCAGCGTCGGACTGGTGCTGAAGGCCAAACACGCCGTCTTCGACGCCCTGGTCTACAAGAAGCTGCGCACCGCTCTCGGCGGCGAATGCGCGATGGCCATCTCCGGCGGCGCCCCGCTGGGCGCACGTCTCGGGCACTTCTTCTCCGGCGTCGGCATCCCGGTGTACGAGGGTTACGGCCTGACCGAGACCACCGCCGCGTTCAGCGTCAACACCCCGGCGGCCAGCCGGATAGGTACGGTCGGGAAACCGTTGGCGGGCAACGCAGTTCGCATCGGCGACGATGGTGAGGTGCTGCTGCGCGGCGGGGTGGTGTTCCGCGAGTACTGGCGCAACCCCGAGGCCACCGCGGATGCGATCACCGATGGATGGTTCCACACCGGAGACCTGGGCACTGTGGACCGCGAGGGCTTCATCACCATCACCGGCCGCAAGAAGGAACTGATCGTCACCGCCGGCGGCAAGAACGTCTCCCCGGCCGGCCTCGAAGACGTGATCCGCGCCAGCGCACTGGTGTCGCAGGCCATGGTGGTCGGCGACCAGAAGCCGTTCATCGCCGCACTCATCACCATCGATCCGGAGGCGTTCCCGGCGTGGAAGGAGCGCAACGGCAAGCCCGCGTCGGCGAGTGTGTCCGACCTCGCCGACGACGCGGATCTGCGCGCCGAGGTGCAGGCCGCCATCGACGACGCCAACAAGACGGTGTCTCACGCCGAGGCGATCAAGAAGTTCCGCATCCTGCCCGACGACTTCACCGAGGAGACCGGTGAGATGACCCCCACCCTCAAGGTGAAGCGCAACGTGGTCACCGAGAAGTTCGCCGACGACATCGAGGCGATCTACCAGAAATAG
- a CDS encoding glycosyltransferase family 4 protein: MRRTLLITNDFPPRPGGIQSYLQNLVDLLPPEDIVVYAPRWRRRSHIEFDAAVPYRVYRHPTTLMLPTPFVARRAAQIIRTENIETVWFGAAAPLAVLAPAVRRAGAGRVIASTHGHEVGWSMLPVARQVLGYIGRHVDVVTFVSRYTRGRFASAFGAQAALEYLPPGVDVTRFAPDAALRADTRRRLGLAQRPTILCLSRLVPRKGQDMLIRALPLIRREVPDAALVIVGGGPYADTLHRIAGETGMTDHVFFTGTVAAQELPAYHNIADVFAMPARTRGGGLDVEGLGIVYLEASATGVPVVAGQSGGAPETVIESVTGTVVDGTDVDAVALAILSIIRDPAAAAEMGRRGREFVVDNWQWQHIAARLRQLL, encoded by the coding sequence ATGCGTAGAACACTGCTGATCACCAATGACTTTCCGCCCCGGCCCGGCGGCATCCAGTCGTACCTGCAGAACCTGGTGGATCTGCTGCCGCCGGAAGACATCGTCGTCTACGCACCGCGGTGGCGCCGCCGCAGTCACATCGAGTTCGACGCAGCCGTGCCCTATCGCGTGTACCGGCATCCGACGACGCTGATGCTGCCGACCCCGTTCGTCGCGCGCCGTGCCGCGCAGATCATCCGGACCGAGAACATCGAGACCGTGTGGTTCGGGGCCGCGGCGCCGCTGGCGGTGCTGGCTCCCGCGGTGCGCCGGGCCGGGGCCGGGCGCGTCATCGCGAGCACCCACGGTCACGAGGTGGGCTGGTCGATGTTGCCGGTGGCACGTCAGGTGTTGGGGTACATCGGCCGGCACGTCGACGTCGTCACCTTCGTCAGCCGCTACACCCGCGGCCGGTTCGCGTCGGCCTTCGGCGCGCAAGCGGCCCTGGAGTATCTGCCGCCCGGGGTGGACGTGACGCGGTTCGCCCCCGACGCCGCGCTGCGTGCCGACACCCGCCGCCGTCTGGGACTGGCGCAGCGGCCGACCATTCTGTGTCTGTCGCGGCTGGTACCGCGCAAGGGGCAGGACATGCTGATCCGTGCGCTCCCGCTGATCCGGCGGGAGGTGCCCGACGCGGCGCTGGTCATCGTCGGCGGCGGGCCCTACGCCGACACGCTGCACCGGATCGCCGGCGAGACCGGCATGACCGATCATGTCTTCTTCACCGGAACCGTTGCCGCACAAGAACTCCCGGCCTACCATAACATCGCCGACGTCTTCGCCATGCCGGCCCGCACCCGCGGTGGCGGGCTGGATGTGGAGGGGCTGGGCATCGTCTACCTCGAGGCATCGGCCACCGGGGTGCCGGTGGTGGCCGGGCAGTCCGGCGGCGCGCCGGAGACGGTGATCGAGTCGGTCACCGGCACCGTGGTGGACGGGACGGACGTCGATGCCGTCGCGCTGGCGATCTTGTCCATCATCCGCGACCCCGCGGCCGCGGCCGAGATGGGCAGGCGGGGAAGGGAATTCGTCGTCGACAACTGGCAGTGGCAGCACATCGCCGCGCGTCTGCGCCAGCTGCTGTGA